The Longimicrobiales bacterium genome contains a region encoding:
- a CDS encoding bifunctional salicylyl-CoA 5-hydroxylase/oxidoreductase: MKIAVVGGGPSGLYFAILMKRADAANEVVVFEQNKPDDTFGFGVVFSDATIAEVESADEATYRAITDHFVHWDDIDVHYGGEVVRSTGHGFSGMSRQTLLTVLQGVAAEMGVDVRYETRVDDLEQFGAYDLVVGSDGVNSRVRELLGNRVQPTFDCRPNRFVWLGTTKPFPAFTFYFRENEHGLWRVHAYQYEPGHSTFIVECTEGAWKAAGMDTATEEETLAYCEVLFAEELEGHALTVNKSVWRSFPTIRCGAWSADNVVLMGDSVHTAHFSVGSGTRMGMLDAISLRAALISGWAEVEPLGGSTNGSGPSMADRVRRGLMAYEAERRPQVESLQRAAQASLEWFEDAERYMDLDPVQLTFTLLTRSLRITHEDLRVRDPAFLARVDTWIAEEAERQTGTRVPVDPPPPPMFTPFKIRDLVIPNRVVVSPMCQYYAEDGTVGDWHMQHLGSRAVGGAGLVYAEMTDISADARISTGCAGVYKPEHVDAWRRIVDFVHGHSAAKMAIQLGHAGRKGATKVMWAGDSEPVQKDGWDLMSASPIPYFPDRSQTPREMTRRDMDQVVAEYVRATGYSDAAGFDLLEIHMAHGYLLASFISPLTNERTDEYGGSLENRMRFPLEVFDACRGVWPEHKPMSVRVSAVDWVPGGMGPEDAVHVARLLREHECDIVDVSAGQTVPYQKPVYGRLFQTPFADRIRHEVGISTMAVGNVSSWMDVNTIISAGRADLCLLARAHLFDPYWTRHAAHMLGYEMEWPDPYKSVSRYTPRFEFHFGGE, encoded by the coding sequence ATGAAGATTGCCGTCGTAGGGGGCGGCCCGTCGGGCCTCTACTTCGCGATCCTCATGAAACGCGCGGACGCTGCGAATGAAGTGGTGGTGTTCGAGCAGAACAAGCCGGACGACACGTTCGGGTTCGGCGTGGTGTTCAGCGATGCGACGATTGCGGAGGTCGAGAGCGCGGACGAAGCGACGTACCGGGCTATCACCGACCACTTTGTGCATTGGGACGACATCGACGTGCACTACGGTGGGGAGGTCGTCCGCAGCACAGGGCATGGTTTCAGCGGTATGAGTCGGCAGACGCTGCTCACGGTGCTGCAGGGTGTGGCCGCGGAGATGGGGGTCGATGTCCGTTACGAGACTCGTGTTGATGACCTCGAACAGTTCGGCGCGTACGATCTCGTCGTGGGCTCCGATGGGGTGAATTCTCGGGTCCGCGAACTGCTCGGGAATCGAGTGCAGCCCACCTTCGATTGCCGCCCGAATCGCTTCGTGTGGCTCGGGACGACCAAGCCGTTCCCGGCGTTCACGTTCTACTTCCGTGAAAATGAGCATGGCCTTTGGCGTGTGCATGCGTACCAGTACGAACCCGGCCATTCGACGTTCATCGTTGAGTGCACGGAGGGCGCCTGGAAGGCGGCTGGTATGGACACGGCTACCGAGGAGGAAACGCTCGCGTACTGTGAGGTGCTCTTCGCGGAAGAGTTAGAGGGTCACGCGCTCACCGTGAACAAGAGTGTGTGGCGTAGTTTTCCGACCATCCGATGTGGTGCCTGGTCTGCGGACAACGTCGTGCTCATGGGTGACTCGGTTCACACCGCACACTTTTCTGTGGGCTCCGGGACGCGCATGGGAATGCTGGACGCGATTTCGCTGCGGGCCGCGTTGATATCTGGATGGGCGGAGGTAGAGCCCTTGGGAGGGTCGACCAATGGGTCGGGCCCCTCCATGGCGGATCGGGTCAGACGCGGTTTGATGGCTTACGAGGCCGAGCGACGCCCTCAAGTTGAGTCTCTGCAACGCGCCGCCCAGGCGAGCCTCGAGTGGTTCGAAGATGCCGAGCGGTACATGGATCTCGATCCGGTGCAGCTCACTTTCACGCTTCTGACGCGCAGTCTGCGCATCACGCATGAAGATCTACGTGTCCGCGATCCGGCTTTTCTGGCTCGAGTGGATACGTGGATTGCCGAGGAGGCTGAGCGGCAGACTGGCACACGTGTGCCAGTCGACCCGCCACCACCGCCCATGTTCACGCCGTTCAAGATCCGGGATTTGGTGATTCCGAATCGGGTCGTGGTGTCTCCCATGTGTCAGTACTACGCCGAGGATGGAACGGTGGGTGATTGGCACATGCAACACCTCGGGAGCCGCGCGGTGGGTGGTGCTGGATTGGTCTATGCCGAGATGACGGACATCTCCGCGGATGCGCGGATCTCAACCGGATGTGCGGGCGTGTATAAACCCGAGCATGTTGATGCTTGGCGGAGGATCGTGGACTTCGTGCACGGACATTCCGCAGCCAAGATGGCGATCCAATTGGGTCACGCGGGACGGAAGGGTGCGACCAAGGTCATGTGGGCCGGCGACTCGGAACCGGTGCAGAAGGACGGTTGGGACCTCATGTCCGCATCTCCGATCCCGTACTTCCCGGATCGGAGTCAGACCCCGCGTGAGATGACGCGCCGAGATATGGACCAGGTGGTTGCTGAGTACGTGCGTGCCACCGGGTACTCCGATGCGGCGGGCTTCGATCTCCTCGAGATCCATATGGCGCACGGGTACCTGCTCGCGAGCTTCATCTCTCCACTCACCAACGAGCGCACGGATGAATACGGGGGCTCACTCGAGAACCGCATGCGCTTCCCGTTGGAAGTCTTCGACGCGTGCCGCGGCGTGTGGCCCGAGCACAAACCCATGAGTGTGCGTGTGAGCGCCGTGGACTGGGTGCCCGGGGGAATGGGGCCGGAGGACGCGGTTCATGTGGCCCGGCTCCTGCGCGAGCACGAGTGCGACATCGTAGACGTCTCCGCGGGGCAGACCGTGCCGTATCAGAAGCCGGTTTACGGGAGGCTCTTTCAGACTCCGTTCGCGGACAGAATTCGGCACGAGGTCGGCA
- a CDS encoding acyl-CoA dehydrogenase family protein produces MLDLRPVRAFLDSEHEAWACTAAKFASAELARRPEPVDDDAGRIEARDVLSAMGAAGLLDPIGTLDLRACCLAREAIAAASPLADAVWALQGLGITPLLLAGSDRLREQWAPGALAGEIMSAFAMTEPDAGSDVASMKTRAVRDGDDYVLDGHKWLISNAGIADYYVVFASTDPEAGSRGISAFLVPAETEGLTFAGAQVMSAPHPLGELQLTGCRVSATNRIGEEGRGFMLGMATLDQLRPTVGAAACGMAQRAIDEALAHAMGREQFGKPLSDFQIIQDKLGRMAIDLTASRMLVYRAAYEKDQGADRITVEAAMAKAFSTEAAQRIIDDAVQILGGRGVLAEHPVDRLYRSVRALRIYEGTTEIQHLIIAGAMVAEAKAANG; encoded by the coding sequence ATGCTCGATCTTCGTCCCGTCCGAGCTTTCTTAGATTCTGAGCACGAGGCATGGGCCTGCACAGCGGCTAAGTTCGCTTCCGCTGAACTCGCCCGAAGGCCGGAGCCCGTAGATGACGACGCGGGACGCATTGAAGCCCGAGACGTGCTCTCGGCCATGGGCGCGGCCGGCCTGCTCGACCCGATCGGGACGCTTGACCTACGCGCGTGCTGCCTAGCTCGGGAGGCTATTGCCGCCGCATCGCCGCTGGCGGACGCGGTATGGGCGCTGCAAGGACTCGGCATCACGCCGCTTCTGCTCGCCGGCAGTGATCGACTCAGAGAGCAGTGGGCACCCGGTGCGCTCGCGGGCGAGATCATGTCCGCCTTCGCGATGACCGAGCCTGATGCTGGATCCGACGTCGCGTCCATGAAGACGCGGGCGGTGCGGGACGGCGACGATTACGTCCTCGACGGTCACAAGTGGCTCATCAGCAACGCGGGCATCGCCGACTACTACGTGGTCTTTGCTTCGACCGACCCAGAAGCAGGGAGCCGGGGCATCTCGGCGTTCCTGGTTCCGGCCGAGACCGAGGGCCTGACGTTTGCCGGAGCCCAGGTGATGAGTGCGCCGCACCCGCTCGGCGAACTGCAACTGACGGGGTGCAGAGTTTCCGCGACGAACCGAATCGGGGAAGAGGGTCGGGGGTTCATGCTGGGAATGGCCACGCTGGATCAGCTTCGCCCGACTGTGGGGGCCGCAGCGTGTGGGATGGCACAGCGCGCGATCGACGAGGCGCTAGCCCACGCCATGGGTCGTGAACAATTCGGAAAACCGTTGTCCGACTTTCAGATCATTCAGGACAAGCTCGGCCGGATGGCCATTGATCTGACTGCCTCGCGCATGCTGGTTTACCGCGCGGCGTACGAGAAGGACCAAGGCGCGGACCGGATCACCGTCGAGGCTGCCATGGCGAAGGCTTTTTCCACTGAGGCCGCACAGCGCATCATCGACGACGCCGTGCAGATTTTGGGTGGGCGAGGTGTTCTAGCGGAGCACCCGGTGGATCGGCTGTACCGTTCGGTGCGTGCGCTGCGGATCTATGAAGGGACCACTGAGATCCAGCACCTGATCATTGCCGGCGCGATGGTCGCGGAAGCCAAAGCTGCCAATGGCTGA